A single Pedobacter sp. PACM 27299 DNA region contains:
- a CDS encoding NifU family protein — MTINVYTEQTPNPATMKFMVNKLLINGSEDFATKESAELSPFAKELFKFNFVNGVFFASNFVTITKTEDAEWADIEPILKEFVKGAVESEYKIKEETDEAAPAFTGTDIEIKIQQILHDYVRPAVEQDGGAISYKSFDEGVVTVELRGSCSGCPSSTITLKSGIQNLLQRMVPEVKEVVSEAL; from the coding sequence ATGACGATCAACGTATATACAGAACAAACCCCTAACCCTGCCACCATGAAATTCATGGTCAATAAATTATTGATCAACGGCAGTGAAGATTTTGCGACTAAAGAGAGTGCTGAGCTATCTCCTTTTGCAAAGGAACTGTTCAAGTTCAACTTTGTAAACGGCGTTTTTTTTGCGAGTAACTTTGTCACCATTACCAAGACGGAAGATGCAGAATGGGCTGATATTGAGCCAATCCTGAAAGAATTCGTAAAAGGTGCAGTAGAATCAGAATATAAAATCAAAGAAGAAACTGACGAAGCTGCTCCAGCATTCACCGGAACAGATATCGAAATCAAAATCCAGCAAATCCTGCACGACTATGTTCGTCCGGCAGTGGAGCAGGATGGTGGTGCAATCAGCTATAAATCATTTGATGAAGGTGTGGTTACTGTAGAACTTAGAGGTTCATGCAGTGGATGTCCATCTTCTACCATTACGTTAAAATCTGGTATCCAGAATTTATTACAGCGTATGGTTCCTGAAGTGAAAGAAGTAGTATCTGAAGCTTTATAA
- the purB gene encoding adenylosuccinate lyase, which translates to MNLSPLQAISPIDGRYRNTTESLSKYFSESALIKYRVYVEVEYFISLCEIELPGLAKFDKSNYSKLRLIHEQFSDVHAQEIKNTEKVTNHDVKAVEYFIKKQFDDLGFQDYKEFIHFGLTSQDINNTAIPYTFKLALNEVYYPNISNLISKIKELATEWAAVPLLAFTHGQPASPTKLGKEFLVFAERLEIQLNNLKNIPNSAKFGGATGNFNAHHIAYPNVNWVDFSNNFVNEVLGLSRAQHTTQIEHYDQFAAQCDALKRINNIIIDLDRDIWAYISKNYFKQRIKEGEVGSSAMPHKVNPIDFENAEGNAGLANALFEFFAAKLPISRLQRDLTDSTVLRNVGVPMAHTVIAMASTLKGLNKIILNNDAIAADLENNWAVVAEAIQTVLRREAYPNPYEALKDLTRTNQKITADTMATFIDGLAVSDTIKAELKKITPFNYTGVF; encoded by the coding sequence ATGAATTTATCACCATTACAAGCTATATCTCCAATAGATGGCCGTTATAGAAATACAACTGAAAGCCTGTCTAAGTACTTTTCTGAATCTGCCTTAATTAAATACAGGGTATATGTGGAAGTAGAGTATTTCATTTCACTATGTGAAATAGAACTACCTGGATTAGCGAAATTTGATAAATCCAATTACAGTAAACTGCGTCTGATTCATGAGCAATTCTCAGATGTACATGCTCAGGAGATTAAAAACACTGAAAAAGTAACCAACCATGATGTGAAGGCGGTTGAATATTTCATCAAAAAACAATTTGATGATTTAGGCTTCCAGGATTACAAAGAATTTATCCATTTTGGATTGACTTCTCAGGACATCAACAACACTGCTATTCCATATACGTTTAAGCTGGCCTTAAATGAAGTCTATTACCCAAATATCAGCAATTTAATCAGCAAGATTAAAGAACTGGCCACAGAATGGGCAGCTGTTCCATTATTGGCATTTACGCACGGACAACCTGCTTCGCCTACTAAATTGGGTAAAGAGTTCCTGGTATTTGCAGAACGTCTGGAAATTCAGTTAAACAATTTAAAAAATATCCCTAACAGCGCAAAATTTGGCGGTGCTACAGGTAATTTCAACGCACACCACATTGCTTATCCAAATGTAAACTGGGTAGATTTCTCTAATAACTTCGTTAATGAAGTATTGGGGTTGTCACGTGCACAGCACACCACTCAGATTGAACATTACGATCAGTTTGCGGCACAATGTGATGCTTTGAAACGCATCAACAACATCATTATTGATCTTGATCGCGACATTTGGGCATACATCTCTAAAAACTACTTTAAACAAAGAATTAAAGAAGGAGAAGTAGGTTCATCGGCCATGCCGCATAAAGTAAATCCGATTGATTTTGAAAATGCAGAAGGAAATGCAGGATTGGCAAATGCTTTATTCGAATTCTTCGCCGCAAAATTACCAATCTCCCGTTTACAAAGAGACTTGACCGATTCTACGGTATTGAGAAATGTAGGTGTTCCTATGGCACATACTGTAATTGCGATGGCTTCTACGCTTAAAGGATTAAACAAAATCATCCTGAACAATGATGCGATTGCAGCTGACCTGGAAAACAACTGGGCAGTGGTTGCAGAAGCGATTCAAACCGTGTTGAGAAGAGAGGCTTACCCGAACCCTTACGAGGCTTTAAAAGACCTGACACGTACCAACCAAAAGATCACAGCAGACACTATGGCCACCTTTATTGATGGTTTAGCGGTAAGCGACACCATAAAAGCAGAATTGAAGAAAATTACGCCATTTAACTACACCGGTGTCTTCTAG
- a CDS encoding RNA polymerase sigma factor has product MSNKLSSSVPTDREVVLGILNDSEDTLNKLYTGYFPMVLQFILNNNGDEDDAKDVYQEGIIVLYNKIKGGNFELSSKLKTYIYSVCRRIWLKKLSQESRKTNNISDFEDIMAVEVDLEQHEEKDQQFDKMNDALLHLGEPCKTIIQDFYINGLSMQDICEKFGYTNTDNAKTQKYKCLQRLKKLFFQV; this is encoded by the coding sequence GTGAGTAATAAGTTAAGCAGTTCAGTTCCAACAGATAGAGAGGTAGTTTTAGGGATACTAAATGACTCGGAAGATACGCTAAATAAACTGTACACCGGATATTTTCCGATGGTATTGCAGTTTATCCTGAATAATAACGGTGATGAGGATGATGCAAAAGACGTGTATCAGGAAGGAATCATCGTATTATACAATAAAATAAAGGGCGGAAATTTTGAATTGAGCAGTAAACTAAAGACCTATATATACTCAGTTTGCAGAAGGATTTGGTTGAAGAAACTTTCCCAGGAAAGCCGGAAAACCAATAACATCTCGGATTTTGAGGATATCATGGCAGTAGAGGTAGATTTGGAGCAGCATGAAGAAAAAGATCAGCAGTTTGATAAAATGAACGATGCACTTCTTCATCTTGGTGAACCTTGCAAGACCATTATTCAGGATTTTTACATCAACGGTCTGTCTATGCAGGACATTTGTGAGAAATTTGGCTATACCAATACGGATAATGCCAAAACTCAAAAATATAAATGCTTACAAAGGCTGAAGAAATTGTTTTTTCAAGTTTAA
- a CDS encoding inositol monophosphatase family protein produces MNYELLCSKVVAIARLTGNFIRKESMNFDANAVEIKGLNDLVSYVDKNAERQLVRNLVKLIPEAGFITEEETLNTTGAVFNWIIDPLDGTTNFIHGLPTYAISIALYEDGQPVIGVVYEINRGEMFSTYKGGAAYLNNKEISVSKRTSLSETLIGTGFPYYQFDKQEAYMQLLSEMMRSCHGLRRIGSAATDLAYVACGRFDGFFEYNLNSWDVAAGAYLVQQAGGSILNFSGGAEFIQQREILATNGHIDGELLAIMERHF; encoded by the coding sequence TTGAATTACGAATTACTTTGTTCTAAAGTTGTAGCTATAGCCCGTTTAACCGGTAATTTTATCCGCAAGGAGTCCATGAATTTTGACGCGAATGCGGTAGAAATTAAAGGTTTGAACGACCTGGTCTCTTACGTCGATAAAAATGCCGAAAGGCAATTGGTGAGGAATCTGGTAAAATTGATTCCAGAGGCTGGCTTTATCACAGAGGAGGAGACTTTAAATACTACTGGTGCAGTTTTCAACTGGATTATTGACCCTTTAGACGGGACCACAAACTTTATCCATGGATTGCCAACGTATGCGATCAGCATTGCCCTTTATGAGGATGGACAGCCGGTGATTGGTGTCGTTTATGAAATCAACAGGGGAGAGATGTTCTCTACTTACAAAGGTGGAGCTGCTTACCTGAACAATAAAGAAATCTCGGTATCTAAACGTACTTCTTTAAGCGAAACATTGATAGGAACTGGTTTTCCATACTATCAGTTCGATAAGCAGGAGGCCTACATGCAATTGCTGTCAGAAATGATGCGAAGCTGTCATGGTTTAAGAAGGATTGGCTCGGCGGCCACCGATTTAGCTTATGTGGCTTGCGGTAGGTTTGATGGCTTTTTTGAATACAACCTGAATTCCTGGGATGTGGCTGCAGGTGCCTACCTGGTGCAGCAGGCAGGAGGGAGTATCTTGAATTTCTCTGGCGGTGCCGAGTTTATTCAGCAGCGTGAGATCCTGGCAACGAATGGCCATATTGATGGAGAGCTGCTGGCGATTATGGAAAGACACTTCTAA